A genomic segment from Dietzia psychralcaliphila encodes:
- a CDS encoding ribbon-helix-helix protein, CopG family, with the protein MERKIQGQNVSEEQLDNWVAEAEEGYDITWLQKRMGRPTRSDRAARVVPVRLTDAELEAVMARADREHLNRSEAIRQALAQWAAAS; encoded by the coding sequence ATGGAGCGGAAAATTCAGGGTCAGAACGTCTCCGAAGAACAGCTCGACAATTGGGTCGCCGAGGCTGAAGAGGGTTACGACATCACCTGGCTGCAGAAGCGCATGGGTCGTCCCACACGATCCGACCGCGCGGCCCGAGTCGTCCCGGTTCGCCTGACCGATGCTGAACTCGAGGCTGTCATGGCCCGCGCCGACCGGGAGCACCTCAACCGATCAGAGGCGATCCGCCAGGCGTTGGCGCAGTGGGCCGCCGCCTCGTGA
- a CDS encoding zinc-binding dehydrogenase produces MSRRSSPRRTAVGSARRAEKVAYLTEVLGLDAAINWRDELDEPLSEFAPEGIDVYFDSVGGDHLKAALTHLCRLGRVALCGAIAGYNGQPPAAPDNLFNAISKGINLRGFLAGTFADRPPGAGLRTPILTTTRSSDYEGPADGGGHQQRAFGGRPRVGRGLPGAARARLEGWAQAGRRIWVPKSGTGSYSSRLRYVRRAFIA; encoded by the coding sequence GTGTCGCGGCGCAGCTCGCCAAGGCGCACGGCTGTCGGCAGCGCCCGCCGCGCCGAGAAGGTCGCCTATCTCACGGAGGTGCTCGGGCTCGATGCGGCGATCAACTGGCGCGACGAACTGGACGAGCCGCTCAGCGAGTTCGCGCCCGAGGGGATCGACGTGTATTTCGACAGTGTCGGAGGCGATCACCTCAAGGCCGCGCTTACGCACCTGTGCCGGCTCGGCCGGGTCGCCCTCTGCGGTGCGATCGCCGGCTATAACGGTCAGCCGCCGGCCGCTCCCGACAACCTCTTCAATGCCATCAGCAAGGGCATCAATCTGCGGGGCTTCCTCGCGGGCACGTTCGCGGACCGACCTCCCGGCGCGGGGCTGAGAACCCCGATATTGACGACGACGAGGTCGTCTGACTATGAAGGACCTGCTGACGGCGGTGGTCACCAGCAGCGAGCATTCGGCGGACGACCTCGCGTTGGGCGGGGTCTGCCGGGAGCTGCTCGAGCGAGGCTCGAGGGGTGGGCTCAGGCCGGGCGGCGAATTTGGGTGCCGAAGTCCGGAACCGGCAGCTACTCGAGCAGGTTGAGATATGTGCGGCGGGCCTTCATCGCGTGA
- a CDS encoding DEAD/DEAH box helicase family protein codes for MAARPSRKSTTKRKSSSRRATSAKKRPAAAPTVPTIPPGQRVWLLELPWGGLGGGTPAGVTYFKALTAHAYVGTALPSPLEPYASKPYSYLRWLEDELNGSEGQGATAAPMSLRPEQHADVDAIVAAAQRQFRQVHLANDVGTGKTLVAVAAAKAIAKSRGARTILVTVDRPARITIPSWRRTIAALCSDNQCDDDLRWIIMSSDSLGKLMARNGRPRLKVDVAVIDEAHQFRHASKRTSYMRRLTRMDGPHEKAPFVLTITATPGHHPGVMRSSWQCLIRRLQCQRDWAASPRAVGVEVERGVVLCQMGGNR; via the coding sequence ATGGCGGCTCGGCCCTCACGCAAGTCCACAACCAAGCGCAAGTCGAGCTCCAGGCGGGCGACGTCGGCCAAGAAGCGGCCCGCCGCGGCGCCGACGGTTCCGACGATCCCTCCCGGCCAGCGGGTGTGGCTGCTGGAGCTCCCGTGGGGAGGACTGGGCGGTGGGACGCCGGCCGGGGTGACCTACTTCAAGGCGCTCACCGCGCACGCCTATGTCGGCACCGCCCTGCCGAGTCCACTGGAGCCCTACGCCAGTAAGCCCTACTCCTACCTGCGGTGGCTGGAGGACGAGCTCAACGGCAGCGAGGGCCAGGGCGCGACCGCCGCGCCGATGTCGCTTCGGCCGGAGCAACACGCGGACGTGGACGCGATCGTCGCTGCCGCCCAGCGCCAGTTCCGGCAGGTCCACCTGGCGAACGATGTGGGCACCGGCAAGACCCTGGTGGCGGTGGCCGCGGCCAAGGCCATCGCGAAGTCGCGCGGCGCGCGCACCATCCTGGTGACGGTGGACCGGCCGGCGCGCATCACCATCCCGTCGTGGCGACGCACCATCGCCGCGCTGTGTAGCGACAACCAGTGTGACGACGACCTGCGCTGGATCATCATGTCCTCGGACAGCCTGGGCAAGCTCATGGCTCGAAACGGGCGCCCGCGGCTCAAGGTCGACGTGGCGGTGATCGACGAAGCCCATCAGTTCCGACACGCCAGTAAGCGCACAAGCTACATGCGTCGTCTGACCCGGATGGACGGGCCGCACGAGAAGGCCCCGTTCGTGCTGACGATCACCGCCACCCCGGGCCATCACCCGGGCGTTATGCGCTCTTCGTGGCAGTGTCTCATCAGACGGCTACAGTGCCAGCGGGACTGGGCTGCTAGCCCCAGAGCCGTAGGGGTGGAAGTTGAGCGTGGAGTTGTACTTTGCCAAATGGGCGGCAATCGGTGA
- a CDS encoding tyrosine-type recombinase/integrase — translation MEPWCTFLRLYSQNLSRNTVRSYSRDAVTFAKFLDDRGVTILETVESEIAAFCDDRLSRGISTRTLDRQLVFVRAFFNYLYETGQRDELPWIRIASRSVVHRKTPSTDLRVRAVTRAQWDAFRNVGLGGQLPSGEMDQSFRGRSTVRNMCGAELAITTGMRLREWQSLLDIEIPEGAPGASVELHVSAKNCRRRNIYIPASTIREIDLYRATERRQAVRLSQASLRKNLHNLAVVRQVKPASRTLTYTIGGVEETYEVPSIPLAHRRILVRQDQSGLIEPMSLFLGRGGMAPSPRRWQQYFNTANTRLAQFRDQLSHMPAAITPHDLRHTFALVMLRSLQQQAAKLEQSRPAHRTGTISEHVSHNPLLTLQRLLGHASPSTTMVYLQYIDESHELVQRAFEEWNDENTDYATYVIDAITRDSR, via the coding sequence ATGGAGCCCTGGTGCACTTTCCTACGCTTGTATTCTCAGAACTTAAGCCGCAATACAGTTCGATCTTATTCGCGAGATGCCGTGACATTTGCCAAATTTCTAGATGATCGTGGCGTAACAATTCTAGAGACTGTAGAGAGCGAAATAGCCGCCTTCTGCGACGACCGGCTCAGCAGAGGAATATCGACGCGGACTCTCGACCGTCAATTAGTATTCGTACGCGCCTTTTTTAACTATCTATACGAAACTGGTCAGCGAGATGAACTGCCATGGATCCGGATAGCCAGCAGATCAGTCGTTCATCGTAAAACTCCCTCGACGGACCTAAGGGTGAGGGCTGTTACCCGTGCTCAATGGGATGCCTTCCGAAATGTTGGACTAGGTGGCCAATTACCATCCGGGGAAATGGATCAATCTTTCCGCGGTAGATCGACTGTGCGAAATATGTGCGGTGCAGAACTAGCAATCACCACTGGAATGAGACTTCGTGAGTGGCAATCGTTGCTTGACATTGAAATTCCGGAAGGGGCGCCCGGCGCATCCGTTGAGCTACACGTTTCGGCGAAAAATTGTCGTCGGAGAAATATTTATATCCCAGCTTCCACGATACGTGAAATAGACCTGTATCGAGCGACAGAGCGCCGCCAGGCAGTGAGGCTTTCTCAGGCCTCGCTTCGAAAGAACTTGCATAATCTCGCGGTAGTCCGACAAGTGAAACCTGCTAGCAGAACTCTGACCTACACCATAGGAGGCGTCGAGGAGACTTACGAAGTTCCGTCAATCCCACTGGCGCACCGCCGAATACTGGTGCGTCAAGACCAATCAGGATTGATCGAGCCAATGTCCCTGTTTCTGGGGAGAGGGGGAATGGCACCGAGCCCGCGGAGGTGGCAGCAATATTTTAACACGGCGAATACTCGACTGGCTCAATTCAGGGATCAACTTAGCCACATGCCGGCCGCAATTACGCCGCACGACCTAAGGCATACATTCGCACTAGTAATGCTGCGTAGCCTCCAACAGCAAGCCGCAAAACTCGAGCAGTCACGTCCAGCACACAGGACCGGAACGATCAGTGAACATGTCAGTCACAACCCACTGTTAACGTTGCAGCGACTCCTCGGGCACGCGAGCCCCTCAACGACAATGGTGTACTTGCAATATATCGATGAATCCCATGAACTTGTACAACGAGCTTTCGAAGAGTGGAATGACGAAAATACGGACTATGCGACCTATGTTATAGATGCCATCACGAGGGACTCACGTTGA